Within the Vigna angularis cultivar LongXiaoDou No.4 chromosome 10, ASM1680809v1, whole genome shotgun sequence genome, the region AAGAAATCTGAACTGTCAAAGGAAGATTTCAATCTACACTCAATATATATTGcatttatgttttatacatttaattacatatatataggGTGGCTTGATAATTACTCTTACACCACATGATACTTCATTAAAAAGCAATCTTCTAAAAGGTAGCAATCAAGTTTTTTTGCTCAGAACTGGTGATGGTTGCTTGTGGTTTGCACCGGCTCTAGTGTTGGCATTCGTCTTATTGTTGGAGACTTTATTCCTAGTAGATTTTTGTGACACTGGCCAGTGTCCGCTGGTAACAGCCATGTCCTTGTACTGTTGTAAGCCTTCAAGAGTTTCAACAATCATTGGCATTCTTGGTCTGTCTTTAGGATTCAAACTTATGCATTGCAATGCCAAACGGGCAATTTCCTTTGCACCCTTCACAGAATATTGGCCTGCAAGCCTTGGATCGACAATGTACCTCAACCTCCTACTGCTACTCAAGTAAGGTTTTGACCAATCCACAAGGTTTTGCTCAGTCTTTGGTCTTGTTTTGTCCGTTGCTCTTCTTCCTGTCAGCAGTTCTAGCAGGACTACCCCAAAGCTGTAGACATCACTTTTGGTTGTTAAATGCCCTGTAAATAATCATATGTTACATTAAAATCTGCAAAACATACCAAATTTGATAATAAACTATTACATGGTTGGTTCCACATAGTTTGACCAATCTCCACATGAAACTTAGTTCTCATCAACAAAAGGCAAATGTCAAACTATGTAAAGAATTGTTGGAGATTTtacatcgattagagataaacaatataaaagtgtatgcaaacctcatcttaaaactaattttcttaaaaataatgaacATGTAATAGGACTGATTTATCCCACAGATTTTTAAGTGacaaacattttcaattttccaAAAAGAATTATCAACATGCCATATGGAGATTGGTCATGATTgtaaatcatataataatttatcCCCAATTGAAATCAGTTATTAGTTGAATTCCTTTTTTTTCCTCCTTATGGAAGTAATAAGCATGCCAGAAAATAGGTACAGATTAGATTTATTAGTCCTACCTGTTGAGATGTATTCTGGTGCTGCATATCCATAAGTGCCCATTACTCTGGTTGAAACATGTGTGTTGGATCCCTCTGGCCCCATTTTAGCAAGTCCAAAATCTGACAATTTTGCTGTGAACTCCTATTTTAAACAGAATCAGATGATGCATAAAAACTCATTGGATTTAGTTTGTTGTgttattttacagttttaatCAATAACAAAGAGAATGATCGGTAGTTGATCACGTACTGAATCAAGCAAAACATTGGAAGTCTTGAAGTCTCTATAAATGACTGGCTTCTCAGCTCCATGCAAGAAGGAAAGGCCTTTAGCAGCTCCTATTGCAATTTTTAATCTTGTCCCCCATGGAATTGATGTTAGCCCTGCAATTACATGCACTGAGTAACTGAGTAACTCATTGTTTGTTTAATGTTAGAAACAAATTTCTACTTTCTCAAATTTCTTTGTTACCTCAACACAATTGCAAGTATTCTGTCATATGAAATGAACACATTTCTGTTTTCTAAGAATTTGTCTCTTCAGCATAAGAACAGAGAGGACTTGAAGAGATTAAAAAACATCTCCCAGTTGTTTCtgtagttttgtttttttaaatacttgCATTGGaaacaattttcataatttaacaGAATTTGGATGATAAATTGTTTGCCAAGTAAACTGTTTTAGAACACAGAAAATAGTAACAAGTGAAGATCAAACAAGTTAAaaatgtacaaggattttgatGCATACTTCTGAAGAGGTGATTCTCCAAACTTCCTCGTGGCATGAATTCATAGACAAGTAATCGTTCTTCATCTTCACAACAATACCCAATCAACTTAACCAAATTGGGGTGTCTTAGCTGCCCAAGAAAAATCACTTCTGCCTGCAATCCAATGCAATTATTCATTTATACGTGGTTCATTCCccaaatttcaatataaaaataaatacaaaacagTTCATTTCTTTTCACTATTGATGgaaatttgataaattaaaaataaaaacaaagaacatAATAAAATTGTCCCATGCATTTCTGACATCTAATAGGATCATCCTTGTTTCTTTACTCTAGTTTCTCTCagatataataaataaaggtCATTGCAGACTATTATACATTACAgcatatatactaatttaattaacttttcttGTACTATAAGCGATTGACTTGCATCCATCCTTCaagaatcaaaataataaaatatgaacacaaaaatgatataataatagTGCAGGACAATGCTAAAGTCTTGTAAGCTAGTGTAAAATTCCCTGACTTTTCTCTTTGGATGCCCAATCAAATGAGTTGATGATGGGTTTAGTCAACTCCCACTAGTTGCATCACACTCATTCCTAAAAATAAATAGCCAAGATTCTGATTCCAACAACTACACCACCAAAATTAAACGACCCTGATAATGACTAGTAAATTTAATTACATGAATATATTAAAGGTTTCTTTTTTCCTCAAGCGAGTTAATATTCAAATTGAATCTGgtgaaagaaaagatgaaacaCCACTAAAAAATAAACTTGTAATTGAAGAATGGTGTTTAAGATAATTATACAATAGTGGTGGGTTAAATATGATTCAGTAATGAactttattaattcatttttagaATAGGTTAAGGAATAGTAATGAATTAAGTTTAAGAGTGAAAAGAATTCCtgtaaaaacataatataatagttaATGAAGAATAAATGTGATACTCACCAGCCATTCACGGTGTCCTTGCAAGCCTTCAATGTCAAGAAGCTTGACAGCAACAGGTTGTGCCTTCAAACCAAGCCTGAGATGATCATCTACGTAGCCCTTATGCACAGTTCCAAACCCTCCTTCTCCCAGCAAGAAGTTGCTGCTGAAATTCTGAGTTATGGCACGCAGCTCACTCAGCTGAAAATCAAACAAATCCGACCCAAAAGACTGTGCAAGATCCTCATTGATTCGCACAGACGAGGAACGACTGAGATCAGAGAAGGAGAGCCTCCTGAACGATGGCAAAGGAGCAATGTTCTTTGACAAGTCAGAACGTGAAGGCTTGCA harbors:
- the LOC108335620 gene encoding probable serine/threonine-protein kinase PBL15; protein product: MKEPSKAWRPFTANCCSTEDQTVFKNFSRCKPSRSDLSKNIAPLPSFRRLSFSDLSRSSSVRINEDLAQSFGSDLFDFQLSELRAITQNFSSNFLLGEGGFGTVHKGYVDDHLRLGLKAQPVAVKLLDIEGLQGHREWLAEVIFLGQLRHPNLVKLIGYCCEDEERLLVYEFMPRGSLENHLFRRLTSIPWGTRLKIAIGAAKGLSFLHGAEKPVIYRDFKTSNVLLDSEFTAKLSDFGLAKMGPEGSNTHVSTRVMGTYGYAAPEYISTGHLTTKSDVYSFGVVLLELLTGRRATDKTRPKTEQNLVDWSKPYLSSSRRLRYIVDPRLAGQYSVKGAKEIARLALQCISLNPKDRPRMPMIVETLEGLQQYKDMAVTSGHWPVSQKSTRNKVSNNKTNANTRAGANHKQPSPVLSKKT